The Clupea harengus chromosome 26, Ch_v2.0.2, whole genome shotgun sequence genome has a segment encoding these proteins:
- the cacng1a gene encoding calcium channel, voltage-dependent, gamma subunit 1a, translated as MQKKTKLKLTIFCLVVGMFCMFTAVVSDHWAVLSPKVTEVNSTCEAAHFGLWRLCKKNLYITDVERIGHSCGPISLPGEHNCTYFRHFTPGEESEVLDMTTQREYSISAAAIAIFSVAFMILGTICAIAALAQGQDYIYKPAGMFYAFAGLCAIISVEVMRQSVKRMIDSRETIWIEYYYSWSFACAVSGCILLFVCGLGLLLLAMPQMPRNPWESCMDSEPEQME; from the exons ATGCAAAAGAAGACGAAGCTGAAGCTCACCATCTTCTGCCTGGTGGTGGGCATGTTCTGCATGTTCACCGCCGTCGTGTCGGACCACTGGGCCGTATTGAGCCCCAAGGTGACGGAGGTCAATAGCACATGCGAGGCGGCCCACTTTGGTCTCTGGAGGCTGTGCAAGAAAAACCTCTACATCACAGATGTGGAGAGAATCGGCCATAGTTGTGGCCCCATCAGCCTACCGGGAG AGCACAACTGCACTTACTTTAGGCACTTCACCCCAGGAGAGGAATCTGAAGTTCTTGACATGACGACCCAGAGAG AGTACAGCATCTCAGCGGCTGCCATCGCTATCTTCAGTGTGGCCTTCATGATCCTCGGGACGATCTGTGCTATCGCAGCCCTGGCCCAGGGCCAGGACTACATTTACAAGCCAGCAGGGATGTTCTACGCATTCGCAG GCCTCTGCGCCATCATCTCGGTGGAGGTGATGCGTCAGTCGGTGAAGCGGATGATTGACAGCAGGGAGACGATCTGGATCGAGTACTACTACTCTTGGTCGTTCGCCTGCGCCGTCAGCGGTTGCATCCTGCTGTTTGTGTGCGGCCTGGGCCTGCTACTCCTCGCCATGCCCCAGATGCCACGCAACCCCTGGGAGTCGTGCATGGACTCCGAGCCGGAGCAGATGGAGTGA
- the cacng5a gene encoding calcium channel, voltage-dependent, gamma subunit 5a isoform X2, giving the protein MSLCGRKALTLLSSVFAVCALGLLGIAVSTDYWLYLEEGVILPLNQSTEVRMSLHSGLWRVCFLAGEDKGRCFTIEYIMPTNVQMTSESTVSVLKMIRSATPFPLVSLFFMFIGFVLNNIGHIRPHRTILAFVSGIFFILSGLALVVGLVLYISSINDEMLNRTKTNDAYFSYKYGWSFAFAAISFLLTEAAGVMSVYLFMKRYTAEEMYRPHPGYYRPRLSNCSDYSGQFLHPEAWPRGRSPSDLSSEASLQMNSNYPALLKCPEYDQMSSSPC; this is encoded by the exons ATGAGCTTGTGCGGCAGGAAGGCCCTGACGTTGCTAAGCAGCGTGTTCGCGGTGTGCGCCCTGGGCCTGCTGGGCATCGCCGTCAGCACTGACTACTGGCTCTACCTGGAGGAGGGCGTCATCCTGCCCCTCAACCAGAGCACCGAGGTACGCATGTCCCTGCACTCAGGCCTCTGGAGGGTCTGCTTCCTGGCAG GGGAGGACAAGGGCCGGTGCTTCACCATCGAATACATCATGCCCACCAACGTCCAGATGACCTCAGAGTCCACCGTCAGTGTGCTGA AAATGATCCGCTCCGCCACGCCCTTCCCCTtggtcagcctcttcttcatgTTCATCGGCTTCGTCCTGAACAACATCGGGCACATCCGGCCGCACCGCACCATCCTGGCCTTCGTCTCTGgcatcttcttcatcctctcag GTCTAGCACTGGTTGTTGGCCTCGTGCTCTACATCTCCAGCATCAACGATGAGATGCTGAACAGGACCAAGACCAACGATGCCTACTTCAGCTACAAGTACGGATGGTCCTTCGCTTTCGCAGCCATCTCCTTCCTGCTCACAGAG gctgcTGGGGTGATGTCCGTCTACTTGTTCATGAAGCGCTACACGGCCGAAGAGATGTACCGGCCGCACCCGGGATACTACCGGCCGCGCCTGAGCAACTGCTCCGACTACTCGGGCCAGTTCCTCCACCCGGAGGCCTGGCCGCGCGGCCGCAGCCCCTCGGACCTCTCCAGTGAGGCCTCGCTCCAGATGAACTCCAACTACCCCGCCCTGCTCAAGTGCCCCGAGTACGACCAGATGTCCTCCTCGCCCTGCTGA
- the cacng5a gene encoding calcium channel, voltage-dependent, gamma subunit 5a isoform X1 has translation MSLCGRKALTLLSSVFAVCALGLLGIAVSTDYWLYLEEGVILPLNQSTEVRMSLHSGLWRVCFLADTPVPVQELPTGKPGEDKGRCFTIEYIMPTNVQMTSESTVSVLKMIRSATPFPLVSLFFMFIGFVLNNIGHIRPHRTILAFVSGIFFILSGLALVVGLVLYISSINDEMLNRTKTNDAYFSYKYGWSFAFAAISFLLTEAAGVMSVYLFMKRYTAEEMYRPHPGYYRPRLSNCSDYSGQFLHPEAWPRGRSPSDLSSEASLQMNSNYPALLKCPEYDQMSSSPC, from the exons ATGAGCTTGTGCGGCAGGAAGGCCCTGACGTTGCTAAGCAGCGTGTTCGCGGTGTGCGCCCTGGGCCTGCTGGGCATCGCCGTCAGCACTGACTACTGGCTCTACCTGGAGGAGGGCGTCATCCTGCCCCTCAACCAGAGCACCGAGGTACGCATGTCCCTGCACTCAGGCCTCTGGAGGGTCTGCTTCCTGGCAG ACACACCTGTCCCTGTGCAAGAGTTACCCACCGGTAAACCAG GGGAGGACAAGGGCCGGTGCTTCACCATCGAATACATCATGCCCACCAACGTCCAGATGACCTCAGAGTCCACCGTCAGTGTGCTGA AAATGATCCGCTCCGCCACGCCCTTCCCCTtggtcagcctcttcttcatgTTCATCGGCTTCGTCCTGAACAACATCGGGCACATCCGGCCGCACCGCACCATCCTGGCCTTCGTCTCTGgcatcttcttcatcctctcag GTCTAGCACTGGTTGTTGGCCTCGTGCTCTACATCTCCAGCATCAACGATGAGATGCTGAACAGGACCAAGACCAACGATGCCTACTTCAGCTACAAGTACGGATGGTCCTTCGCTTTCGCAGCCATCTCCTTCCTGCTCACAGAG gctgcTGGGGTGATGTCCGTCTACTTGTTCATGAAGCGCTACACGGCCGAAGAGATGTACCGGCCGCACCCGGGATACTACCGGCCGCGCCTGAGCAACTGCTCCGACTACTCGGGCCAGTTCCTCCACCCGGAGGCCTGGCCGCGCGGCCGCAGCCCCTCGGACCTCTCCAGTGAGGCCTCGCTCCAGATGAACTCCAACTACCCCGCCCTGCTCAAGTGCCCCGAGTACGACCAGATGTCCTCCTCGCCCTGCTGA
- the LOC105900214 gene encoding voltage-dependent calcium channel gamma-4 subunit, translated as MARCDRGIQLLLTTFGAFVAFSLMTVAIGTDYWLYSRAYICNATNISADETQIRKTKGDLTHSGLWRICCIEGMYRGSCFRINNFPDENDYDTDNSEYILRVVRASSLFPILSAILLLLGGLCAAVGRIYSGKNNILLSAGILFVAAGLSNIIGIIVYISSNVGDPGDKKDEDKKNYYGYGWSFYSGALSFIVAEAIGVIAVNMYIDKNKEAHMKARRDRHKCPMSSSARPSCSSSSPYTRIPSYRYRRRRSRSSSHSTEPSRDASPVGLKMAGAGAASASSPLPLADISMYTLGRERLMQGATGATGPYSPQRDPPGFLQVHNCFPKDMLKDTLNRRTTPV; from the exons ATGGCGCGGTGTGACCGTGGGATTCAACTGCTGCTGACCACCTTTGGAGCGTTCGTTGCCTTTAGTTTGATGACAGTTGCCATTGGCACGGACTACTGGCTGTACTCCCGTGCGTATATCTGTAACGCCACGAACATCTCCGCGGACGAAACTCAAATTAGGAAAACTAAAGGCGACCTCACGCACTCTGGTCTCTGGAGAATATGTTGTATTGAAG GTATGTACAGAGGAAGCTGTTTTCGGATCAACAATTTCCCCGATGAGAATGACTACGACACGGACAACTCGGAGTACATTTTAC GTGTGGTCCGAGCCTCCAGTCTGTTTCCGATCCTGAGCGCCATCTTGCTGCTACTGGGCGGTCTGTGTGCGGCGGTCGGACGCATCTACAGCGGCAAGAACAACATTCTGCTCAGCGCAGGGATCCTGTTTGTGGCAGCAG GTCTGAGCAACATCATCGGCATCATTGTTTACATCTCCAGTAACGTCGGTGACCCTGGCGACAAGAAGGACGAGGACAAGAAGAACTACTACGGCTACGGCTGGTCCTTCTACTCGGGGGCGCTCTCTTTCATCGTGGCCGAGGCCATCGGCGTGATCGCCGTCAACATGTACATCGACAAGAACAAGGAGGCTCACATGAAGGCGCGCCGCGACCGCCACAAGTGCCCGATGTCCTCTTCGGCCCGGCCGTCCTGCTCGTCGTCCTCGCCGTACACGCGCATCCCCAGCTATCGCTACCGCCGGCGACGTTCGCGCTCCAGCTCTCACTCGACCGAACCGTCTCGCGACGCCTCGCCCGTGGGCCTCAAGATGGCCGGCGCCGGCGCTGCCTCGGCCTCCTCGCCGCTCCCGCTGGCCGACATCTCCATGTACACGCTGGGCCGGGAGCGCCTGATGCAGGGGGCCACGGGGGCCACGGGGCCCTACAGCCCCCAGAGAGACCCGCCCGGCTTCCTGCAGGTGCACAACTGTTTCCCCAAAGACATGCTCAAGGACACCCTCAACCGCCGGACAACCCCTGTGTGA